In Gossypium arboreum isolate Shixiya-1 chromosome 5, ASM2569848v2, whole genome shotgun sequence, a single genomic region encodes these proteins:
- the LOC108451783 gene encoding uncharacterized protein LOC108451783 isoform X1, with amino-acid sequence MGSNESKPTKDDENVKKIRKPKPWKHCEPITRAQLAKIRDEFWDTAPYNGGRKAEIWDALRAAAEAELILAQAIIDSAGVIVQNDDLTICYDERGAKYELPKYVLSEPINLIKDN; translated from the exons ATGGGTTCTAATGAATCCAAACCAACCAAGGATGACG AAAATGTGAAGAAAATCAGAAAGCCAAAACCTTGGAAGCATTGTGAGCCGATTACGAGAGCACAACTTGCGAAGATTCGTGATGAATTTTGGGATACAGCTCCGTACAATGGTGGCCGGAAAG CAGAGATATGGGATGCACTTCGAGCTGCAGCTGAAGCTGAATTAATCCTTGCGCAAGCAATCATCGATAGTGCCGGGGTGATTGTTCAGAATGATGATTTAACCATTTGCTATGACGAGAGAG GTGCCAAGTATGAACTTCCCAAGTATGTGTTGAGTGAGCCGATTAATTTGATTAAAGATAACTGA
- the LOC108451783 gene encoding uncharacterized protein LOC108451783 isoform X2 has protein sequence MGSNESKPTKDDENVKKIRKPKPWKHCEPITRAQLAKIRDEFWDTAPYNGGRKEIWDALRAAAEAELILAQAIIDSAGVIVQNDDLTICYDERGAKYELPKYVLSEPINLIKDN, from the exons ATGGGTTCTAATGAATCCAAACCAACCAAGGATGACG AAAATGTGAAGAAAATCAGAAAGCCAAAACCTTGGAAGCATTGTGAGCCGATTACGAGAGCACAACTTGCGAAGATTCGTGATGAATTTTGGGATACAGCTCCGTACAATGGTGGCCGGAAAG AGATATGGGATGCACTTCGAGCTGCAGCTGAAGCTGAATTAATCCTTGCGCAAGCAATCATCGATAGTGCCGGGGTGATTGTTCAGAATGATGATTTAACCATTTGCTATGACGAGAGAG GTGCCAAGTATGAACTTCCCAAGTATGTGTTGAGTGAGCCGATTAATTTGATTAAAGATAACTGA